AGCACCTGCTTTAAATTTCACAACTTTTTTAGCTGGGATATCAATCTCTTTTCCTGTTTGAGGATTTCTTCCTTTTCTAGCTGCTCTTTGAGAGACTGAGAAAGATCCAAATCCAACTAAAGAAACTCTTTCTCCTTTTGAAAGAGATGAAGTTGTAGAAGTAATTACTGCTTCTAATGCTCTTTTTGCATCTGCCTTTGACAAGTTTGCTGCTGAAGCGATTGCT
This is a stretch of genomic DNA from Flavobacteriales bacterium. It encodes these proteins:
- a CDS encoding HU family DNA-binding protein, which codes for MNKAELTEAIASAANLSKADAKRALEAVITSTTSSLSKGERVSLVGFGSFSVSQRAARKGRNPQTGKEIDIPAKKVVKFKAGAELSGKL